A genomic stretch from Terriglobus sp. RCC_193 includes:
- a CDS encoding GvpL/GvpF family gas vesicle protein, which yields MSWYAYCIAERTAFPELLRHRRPMPLDGISGLFGNQAFAFPASDLAVVVSEHTPEDDARMDQQSQRDHARVIAECFKHATVLPFRFGTHFEDDDALRRSVRSNHRHFIHNVERLRGKAEMHLKVLVDDICGESHKIAQGTVGKEYLASLRETASAQRERQSKARALQVQMQRMFLPDAEEVTCKRAGEGKMLLDIAHLVDKKHVERYQNKYSTAMDMLKDCRMQLSGPWPPYHFVQRHQPPHNSAN from the coding sequence ATGTCGTGGTATGCCTATTGCATCGCGGAAAGGACTGCCTTTCCGGAGCTTCTTCGCCACCGTCGTCCGATGCCACTCGATGGAATTTCGGGCCTCTTCGGAAATCAAGCCTTCGCCTTCCCCGCCAGTGACCTCGCCGTTGTTGTCTCGGAACACACCCCCGAAGACGACGCTCGCATGGACCAACAATCACAGCGTGACCATGCGCGTGTGATTGCGGAGTGCTTCAAGCACGCTACGGTCCTACCCTTCCGCTTCGGAACCCATTTTGAGGACGACGACGCACTGCGCCGTTCCGTCCGCTCCAACCATCGCCACTTCATTCACAATGTGGAACGACTGCGAGGCAAAGCGGAGATGCACCTGAAGGTGCTCGTCGACGACATCTGCGGGGAGTCCCACAAGATTGCCCAAGGCACGGTGGGCAAGGAATACCTTGCCAGCCTGCGCGAAACCGCAAGTGCACAGCGTGAACGCCAGTCCAAAGCCCGCGCCCTGCAGGTGCAGATGCAGCGCATGTTCCTGCCCGACGCAGAAGAAGTTACCTGCAAGCGTGCGGGCGAAGGCAAGATGCTGCTCGACATCGCCCACCTGGTCGACAAGAAGCACGTCGAGCGCTACCAGAACAAGTACTCCACAGCCATGGACATGCTGAAGGACTGCCGCATGCAACTCTCCGGCCCCTGGCCACCGTACCACTTCGTGCAACGGCACCAGCCGCCGCACAACTCCGCCAACTAA
- a CDS encoding dipeptidase, which produces MRNLIAEAKALHDSSIVLDGHADTPQRFVDEGWNWAGSPLGMGQLSAETAAAGHLHGGFFIAWPEPDAWVGKFAERTRSLIAGIHQQAAKHPQAITVCTTADEVRHAKRNGQYAALIGIEGGHAIENSLDNLREFHASGVRYMTLTWANANDWCGSSGYGGHGGLTAFGRDVVREMNRLGMLVDVSHVSDAAFHDVLETSWVPVIASHSSSRHLCHAVRNLTDEMAQRLAARGGIVMVNFFAGFLSDTWREAWNAMKPERNAALDKAREDFRAQGKPFLFFDELAIERSFARRIPPVPFSVLVEHFDHLLRLIGPNHVGIGSDFDGIALSVEGMETAADLPKLTAALLECGWAAEDLRGMLGENLLRVLKQAQDFAAA; this is translated from the coding sequence ATGAGAAACTTAATCGCAGAAGCGAAAGCGCTACATGACAGCAGCATCGTGCTGGACGGCCACGCCGATACGCCGCAGCGCTTTGTCGATGAGGGCTGGAACTGGGCTGGCTCACCGCTTGGCATGGGCCAACTCTCCGCAGAAACAGCCGCTGCGGGTCACCTGCACGGAGGCTTTTTCATCGCGTGGCCAGAGCCGGATGCGTGGGTAGGAAAGTTCGCGGAACGTACGCGCAGTCTTATCGCAGGCATCCACCAGCAGGCCGCAAAACATCCGCAAGCCATTACCGTCTGCACCACCGCAGACGAAGTGCGCCATGCCAAACGCAATGGCCAATACGCCGCGCTGATCGGCATCGAGGGTGGACATGCCATCGAAAACAGCCTGGACAATCTTCGCGAATTTCACGCCAGCGGCGTACGCTACATGACCCTGACCTGGGCCAATGCGAACGACTGGTGCGGCTCCAGCGGCTATGGTGGCCATGGTGGCCTGACCGCCTTTGGACGCGACGTAGTCCGCGAGATGAATCGCCTCGGTATGCTCGTCGACGTCTCCCACGTCAGCGACGCCGCCTTCCATGATGTTCTCGAAACGTCGTGGGTGCCGGTCATTGCCTCGCATTCATCGTCGCGTCACCTCTGCCACGCAGTTCGCAACCTCACCGACGAGATGGCCCAACGGCTTGCAGCAAGGGGCGGCATCGTCATGGTGAACTTCTTTGCGGGCTTCCTCAGCGACACATGGCGAGAGGCCTGGAACGCCATGAAGCCGGAAAGAAATGCGGCTCTCGACAAGGCGCGCGAAGACTTCCGCGCGCAGGGCAAGCCCTTCCTCTTCTTCGACGAACTCGCCATCGAGCGCAGCTTCGCCCGTCGCATTCCACCGGTTCCCTTCTCCGTCCTCGTCGAGCATTTCGACCACCTGCTACGCCTCATCGGTCCGAACCATGTCGGCATCGGATCGGACTTCGACGGTATCGCCCTGTCTGTGGAAGGCATGGAAACCGCCGCCGATCTGCCAAAGCTCACCGCCGCACTTCTGGAATGCGGATGGGCCGCGGAAGACCTTCGCGGCATGCTCGGCGAAAACCTGTTGCGTGTGCTGAAACAGGCCCAGGACTTTGCCGCCGCGTGA
- a CDS encoding L-rhamnose mutarotase has protein sequence MPRYAYQLRIRKGCEDEYDRRHVAVWPELLKDLADAGVREYSVFRRGQQLFLYLHVDSFDAFLARMATSEANTRWQAMMADIFESVPDLAPGERFAMMPEVFYMPGRPEGTE, from the coding sequence GTGCCACGGTACGCCTATCAGCTCCGCATCCGCAAAGGCTGCGAAGACGAATACGATCGCCGCCATGTGGCCGTATGGCCAGAACTACTGAAGGATCTGGCCGACGCAGGCGTCCGCGAATACTCCGTCTTCCGCCGAGGCCAGCAACTCTTCCTGTACCTGCATGTGGACAGCTTCGACGCTTTTCTTGCGCGCATGGCAACCAGCGAAGCCAACACCCGGTGGCAGGCCATGATGGCTGACATCTTTGAATCCGTGCCTGATCTTGCACCCGGCGAACGTTTCGCCATGATGCCGGAAGTCTTCTACATGCCTGGTCGTCCCGAAGGAACTGAATGA
- a CDS encoding DUF481 domain-containing protein, which translates to MHWRMNARLACLLVLGVGMGLKAQQAAPEKDVLIFTNGDQLSGTLVRSVGGDVVFKSDMAGEITVPLSQVKDLKTHGAFAVLKHGVPVSQSKKVVPAPVEITTETVTVQETAQVPAQTVPAKDVAFVVDEKTFNSTLAHDLSFFQGWNGAVNLGTSFTQATVHGGTISTGVSLIRQIPVVPYFRPRNRTTANFQENYGVLTTPAVISGTGGDVQAKTSIMHADAERDEYITKSVYILGTTSFDHNYAQSIALNQLYGGGFGWTVFNKPLHQLDLKADAHYQRQGHFDPSLNLNLFGSSFSEAYRRSLPYKMELTQTASFIPAWNDLNAYSANGSATLAAPLFKRLALNVTALESYINNPDPGYKKNSFTFTTGLSYALK; encoded by the coding sequence ATGCATTGGAGAATGAACGCGCGGCTGGCCTGCCTGCTCGTGCTTGGTGTTGGGATGGGGTTGAAGGCGCAACAAGCGGCGCCGGAGAAAGATGTCCTCATCTTTACGAATGGCGATCAACTGAGCGGCACCCTGGTGCGTAGTGTTGGCGGCGATGTCGTCTTCAAGAGCGATATGGCAGGCGAGATTACCGTGCCGCTGTCGCAGGTGAAAGACCTGAAGACGCATGGGGCGTTTGCTGTTTTGAAGCACGGTGTTCCCGTCTCACAGTCGAAGAAGGTAGTTCCGGCACCCGTGGAGATCACTACAGAGACTGTGACCGTGCAGGAGACCGCACAGGTCCCGGCGCAGACAGTTCCGGCGAAGGATGTTGCCTTTGTCGTGGATGAGAAGACCTTCAACAGCACGCTGGCGCATGACCTCTCATTCTTCCAGGGATGGAATGGCGCCGTGAACCTGGGTACCAGTTTCACGCAGGCGACGGTTCACGGTGGCACGATTTCCACGGGCGTTTCGCTGATCCGTCAAATCCCCGTGGTCCCATACTTCCGGCCACGCAACAGAACCACGGCGAACTTTCAGGAAAACTATGGTGTTCTGACCACCCCGGCGGTCATCAGTGGGACTGGCGGCGATGTGCAGGCCAAGACCAGCATTATGCATGCGGATGCGGAACGCGATGAGTACATTACGAAGAGCGTTTACATTCTCGGCACCACATCCTTTGATCATAACTATGCACAGAGCATCGCGCTGAATCAGCTTTATGGTGGCGGTTTCGGTTGGACTGTGTTCAATAAGCCACTGCATCAGCTCGATCTGAAGGCGGATGCACACTATCAAAGGCAGGGGCATTTTGATCCCTCGTTGAACCTGAATCTCTTTGGTTCCAGCTTCAGCGAGGCCTATCGCAGATCACTGCCCTACAAGATGGAATTGACGCAGACTGCATCGTTTATTCCAGCGTGGAATGATCTCAATGCGTATTCGGCGAACGGCAGTGCGACGCTGGCAGCGCCGCTGTTTAAGCGCTTGGCTCTGAACGTTACGGCGCTGGAGAGCTACATCAATAACCCTGATCCCGGCTACAAGAAGAACAGCTTCACGTTTACAACCGGATTGAGCTACGCATTGAAGTAA
- a CDS encoding TIM barrel protein, whose protein sequence is MNDAQQKVFAALDSFRIELPSWGFANTGTRFGKFIQPGAATTIAEKFADAGMVNKLTGVAPTVALHVLWDLPKGEGSVSEIRQLEQQHGIRSGSINPNLFQDQVYKFGSLCNPDPAIRKQATDHMIESVQIAKALGSRDISLWLSDGANYPGTQSVQRRIGWLTEALAATHAELAPNQRLLVEYKPFEPAFYFTDLADWGMAYTMAKQAGPQAVVLVDTGHHALGTNIEQIVAWLLHLGMLGGFHFNDRKFADDDLTLGSIDPYQVFRIFHEIHAHTASGGSNDIAYMIDQSHNLKGKMEAMVQTVATAQELYARAALIEQAKLSELQDACALVEAEELFRDAFFTDVRPLVQAWRTSKGLPANPLAALKESGYVETISHERAAKNASSGGSYA, encoded by the coding sequence ATGAACGACGCACAGCAGAAAGTTTTTGCCGCACTCGACAGCTTTCGCATCGAGCTTCCCTCCTGGGGCTTCGCGAATACCGGCACACGCTTCGGCAAGTTCATCCAACCCGGCGCCGCCACCACCATCGCGGAAAAGTTCGCAGACGCAGGCATGGTGAACAAACTCACCGGCGTCGCGCCCACCGTGGCCTTGCATGTCTTGTGGGACCTGCCGAAAGGTGAAGGCTCCGTCAGCGAGATTCGCCAGCTTGAACAGCAGCACGGCATCCGTTCCGGCTCCATCAACCCGAACCTGTTTCAGGATCAGGTCTACAAGTTCGGCTCACTCTGCAACCCGGATCCCGCCATCCGCAAACAAGCCACCGATCACATGATCGAAAGCGTGCAGATTGCCAAAGCACTCGGCTCGCGCGACATTTCCCTGTGGCTCTCCGATGGCGCGAACTACCCCGGCACGCAAAGCGTTCAGCGCCGCATCGGCTGGCTGACTGAAGCACTCGCCGCAACGCATGCAGAACTCGCACCGAACCAGCGTCTACTCGTCGAATACAAACCCTTCGAACCAGCGTTCTACTTCACGGACCTTGCTGACTGGGGCATGGCGTACACCATGGCGAAACAAGCCGGACCACAGGCTGTGGTGCTTGTCGATACCGGCCATCACGCGCTCGGCACCAACATTGAACAGATCGTGGCGTGGCTGCTGCATCTCGGTATGCTCGGCGGCTTCCACTTCAACGACCGCAAGTTCGCCGATGATGACCTGACGCTCGGCTCCATCGACCCCTACCAGGTCTTCCGCATCTTCCACGAAATCCATGCACACACCGCCAGCGGTGGCAGCAACGACATCGCTTACATGATCGACCAAAGCCACAACCTGAAGGGCAAGATGGAGGCCATGGTGCAGACCGTCGCCACCGCGCAGGAACTCTACGCCCGCGCCGCGCTCATCGAACAGGCCAAGCTCTCGGAACTGCAGGATGCTTGTGCGCTGGTGGAAGCCGAAGAACTCTTCCGCGACGCCTTCTTCACCGACGTTCGTCCGTTGGTGCAAGCGTGGCGCACATCCAAAGGCCTGCCAGCCAATCCACTTGCTGCGCTGAAAGAAAGTGGCTACGTGGAAACCATCAGCCACGAACGCGCCGCAAAGAACGCCAGCAGTGGTGGCTCCTACGCCTGA
- a CDS encoding c-type cytochrome domain-containing protein yields the protein MQTQEEQLYTTNRPHPKVWIASTAAILLLLSLPSILPPDGQTYPGQFLGRFHVGLIHLPIGLLFLVPVFDLASRKRPALQQAASLTLNIAAITGFLSALLGIVLAHAGAFPADQVRTHLWTGIVLAIAAIVITLLRALLPQRASLTIPLALLTLWTAHTGGKIVYGDDWLTEFAPHLAPSRSYPAVDPEGVYAKQVQPILNANCVKCHGSQERKGNLRLDSYAHLLDGGASGDIVGAGHPERSILLHRITLPPNDPKLMPKKGEPLTSAEIETLRAWITAGASPSATSNTQP from the coding sequence ATGCAGACGCAGGAAGAACAGCTTTACACCACCAACCGACCACACCCTAAGGTGTGGATCGCCAGCACAGCAGCAATTCTTCTGCTGCTCTCATTGCCATCCATCCTGCCGCCAGACGGCCAGACGTATCCCGGCCAGTTCCTCGGACGCTTCCACGTCGGCCTGATCCATCTGCCCATCGGTCTGCTATTTCTGGTGCCTGTCTTTGACCTTGCCTCAAGGAAGCGCCCCGCACTGCAACAAGCGGCATCACTCACGCTCAACATCGCAGCCATCACGGGCTTTCTCTCTGCACTGCTCGGCATCGTTCTGGCCCATGCAGGAGCCTTCCCCGCAGATCAAGTGCGTACACACCTGTGGACGGGCATCGTGCTGGCCATCGCAGCCATCGTCATCACCCTGCTACGGGCCTTGCTTCCCCAGCGAGCATCACTCACCATTCCTCTCGCCCTGCTGACACTTTGGACCGCCCACACCGGCGGCAAAATCGTTTACGGCGACGACTGGCTTACGGAGTTCGCGCCACATCTGGCTCCCTCACGCAGCTATCCTGCCGTTGATCCCGAAGGTGTCTACGCCAAACAGGTGCAACCCATCCTGAACGCCAACTGCGTCAAGTGCCACGGCTCGCAGGAGCGCAAAGGAAATCTCAGGCTGGACAGCTATGCCCATCTGCTGGATGGCGGTGCCAGTGGCGACATCGTGGGCGCAGGGCATCCCGAACGCAGCATCCTGCTGCATCGCATTACTCTGCCACCAAACGATCCGAAGCTCATGCCAAAGAAGGGCGAACCGCTTACCTCGGCGGAAATCGAAACCCTCCGCGCATGGATCACCGCAGGGGCTTCGCCATCCGCCACATCGAACACGCAGCCATGA
- a CDS encoding cytochrome c — MLLGATLTLLTIAAWMRFGKPPVAVTDAASLWEPLVASVPANARARSEAKTPPFPASEDAFEAAAKLYRQQCVSCHGAPGQSSTTGRAMSPRAPQFFSPQDKSVLAGQKPGEIYWKTAYGIRRTGMPAFGKTFTDTQLWQISLLLQASYSELPDPIRNLLTEGLPPLQPTEIKP; from the coding sequence ATGCTTCTTGGCGCCACACTGACCCTGCTGACCATCGCTGCGTGGATGCGTTTTGGCAAGCCACCCGTCGCCGTCACCGACGCTGCATCACTATGGGAGCCGCTGGTGGCCAGTGTTCCCGCCAATGCACGCGCCAGATCCGAGGCGAAAACGCCACCCTTTCCCGCGAGCGAAGACGCCTTTGAGGCCGCCGCGAAGCTGTATCGGCAACAGTGCGTCTCCTGCCACGGTGCGCCGGGACAAAGCTCCACAACCGGCCGCGCCATGTCACCACGCGCACCACAGTTCTTCTCGCCACAGGACAAATCCGTACTGGCAGGCCAGAAGCCCGGCGAAATTTACTGGAAGACGGCCTACGGTATTCGCCGCACCGGCATGCCTGCTTTCGGCAAAACATTCACCGATACGCAACTGTGGCAAATCAGCCTTCTGCTGCAGGCCTCCTACAGCGAACTACCGGACCCCATTCGCAACTTACTCACAGAAGGTCTGCCCCCGCTACAACCCACAGAGATCAAACCCTGA
- a CDS encoding aspartate ammonia-lyase produces MNMRREKDSLGFVEVPAEALYGAQTARAIVNFPISGLRANPFLVRALALIKLSAAKVNGDLGLITPEQSQAIQQAAQEILDGQHLEHFAVDVFQAGAGVSLHMNTNEVLANRASQILGGSLGEYALVHPNDHVNYGQSTNDVFPTAMRLSALLALQELYPVLESLAEGLDAKAAEFDHILKSGRTHMQDAVPIRLGQEFAAYAIAIHRAKTFIADASVGLHELGLGGSAVGTGINTHPKYRFLAIRLLAERTGEPLTAASDMRYAMQSCAPMSSVSGALRTLALEIIRISNDLRLLSSGPNTGFREIDLPGLQPGSSIMPGKVNPVLPELAAMVGFQVCGNDAAVAMAVQAGQLELNVMMPTMAHNVLQSITILTNTLRELDHRCIRGITANEARCAFYAQSTVSLATALNPYIGYAKAAEVVKESIATGRSIIDLVREKGLLTEHQISTILDARAMTEPREKEDV; encoded by the coding sequence ATGAACATGCGCAGGGAAAAAGATTCGCTCGGTTTCGTGGAGGTTCCCGCGGAAGCGCTATACGGAGCACAGACCGCCCGTGCCATCGTGAACTTCCCCATCAGCGGCCTCCGCGCCAATCCTTTCCTTGTCCGCGCACTCGCGCTGATCAAACTCTCCGCTGCAAAGGTTAACGGCGACCTGGGCCTGATCACCCCGGAACAATCGCAAGCCATACAGCAGGCTGCGCAGGAAATTCTCGATGGACAGCATCTTGAACACTTTGCCGTGGACGTGTTCCAGGCCGGAGCCGGCGTCTCGCTGCACATGAACACGAACGAGGTCCTGGCGAACCGGGCTTCGCAGATCCTCGGCGGCAGTCTGGGCGAATATGCGCTGGTGCACCCGAATGACCACGTGAACTACGGCCAGAGCACCAACGATGTCTTTCCCACGGCCATGCGCCTCTCTGCCCTGCTCGCCTTGCAGGAGCTTTATCCGGTGCTGGAGTCGCTGGCAGAAGGGCTGGACGCAAAAGCCGCGGAGTTCGACCACATCCTGAAATCCGGTCGCACGCACATGCAGGACGCCGTTCCTATCCGTCTTGGGCAGGAGTTTGCTGCCTATGCGATTGCGATCCACCGCGCCAAAACCTTCATTGCAGACGCAAGCGTCGGTCTGCATGAACTTGGACTTGGTGGATCCGCCGTTGGCACCGGCATCAACACGCATCCGAAATATCGTTTTCTTGCCATTCGTTTATTAGCCGAGCGAACCGGGGAACCACTGACCGCTGCCAGCGATATGCGTTACGCCATGCAGTCTTGCGCGCCCATGTCCAGCGTTTCCGGCGCACTCCGAACACTGGCGCTGGAAATCATCCGCATCTCCAACGATCTTCGTCTGCTGTCTTCCGGACCTAACACCGGCTTTCGCGAGATCGATCTTCCCGGCCTGCAGCCGGGTTCCTCCATCATGCCGGGCAAGGTCAATCCCGTACTGCCGGAACTCGCCGCAATGGTTGGCTTCCAGGTCTGCGGCAATGATGCGGCGGTCGCCATGGCGGTACAGGCAGGCCAGTTGGAATTGAACGTGATGATGCCGACCATGGCGCACAACGTGCTCCAGTCCATCACCATCCTCACCAATACACTGCGTGAACTGGATCACCGCTGTATCCGCGGCATCACAGCCAACGAGGCCCGCTGCGCCTTCTACGCGCAATCCACCGTCTCGTTAGCCACGGCGTTGAATCCTTACATCGGCTATGCGAAGGCAGCAGAAGTGGTGAAGGAATCCATCGCCACAGGCCGTTCCATTATTGACCTTGTACGCGAAAAAGGTCTGCTGACCGAACACCAGATCAGCACGATTCTGGATGCACGCGCCATGACCGAACCGCGCGAGAAAGAAGACGTATAA
- the pgsA gene encoding CDP-diacylglycerol--glycerol-3-phosphate 3-phosphatidyltransferase, which produces MNLPNSITMSRIVCLPLLIWLLSASSPVSGHTQEVAASLLFIAAAITDGLDGYLARKRGQITTIGMLLDPLADKMLVTAGYVCLVSFNPHVVKPWIAVLVIGREFLVSGLRSIAANEGFTIDASEVGKLKTVLQIVSVVAAILDRGWNAWWVGPGWRNDTGWFFVPVHVIAVTAIYWMTFVSILSAVDYFVAFWSKLDHASQVSRKKRSRLMSRKKTVAAVGPTAGNA; this is translated from the coding sequence TTGAATCTGCCCAATTCCATTACGATGAGTCGGATAGTTTGCCTTCCGCTGCTTATCTGGCTGCTTTCTGCTAGTTCTCCGGTGTCGGGGCATACGCAGGAAGTGGCGGCCTCGCTGCTGTTCATTGCGGCGGCGATTACAGATGGGCTGGACGGATACCTGGCACGCAAACGCGGACAGATCACCACCATCGGTATGCTGCTGGATCCACTGGCGGACAAGATGCTGGTGACCGCGGGTTATGTCTGCCTGGTCAGCTTTAACCCGCATGTTGTAAAGCCGTGGATTGCAGTGCTTGTGATCGGCCGTGAGTTCCTTGTGAGCGGGCTGCGTTCCATCGCGGCAAATGAAGGATTCACCATCGACGCCAGCGAAGTAGGCAAACTGAAGACGGTGCTTCAAATCGTTTCCGTGGTGGCCGCGATTCTGGATCGCGGATGGAATGCATGGTGGGTAGGCCCGGGTTGGCGGAACGACACAGGCTGGTTCTTCGTTCCGGTGCACGTGATCGCCGTGACTGCGATCTACTGGATGACGTTTGTGTCGATCCTGAGCGCAGTGGATTACTTCGTAGCGTTCTGGAGCAAGCTGGATCATGCCAGCCAGGTTTCACGGAAGAAGCGCAGCCGTTTGATGAGCCGGAAGAAGACTGTGGCGGCCGTGGGGCCTACTGCGGGAAACGCATGA
- a CDS encoding trimeric intracellular cation channel family protein, with product MFFRFFEIAAISLGALGGVLALRRDHGSRYDVIGLLGLGLLSGVGGGLVRDIMLGDGPPLALVHPSYLAYALAGAAIAIFFGHTVGPRMLAFMNIVDALALGLFTVAGSTRAMNAHLGFLPCLMLGVTTAVGGGALKDLFSGKTPATFHEGELYALVATFAAAAFLGLVHMGVPVNHAASIGTTIGFGLRLLAIRYGWRTRAIGALS from the coding sequence GTGTTTTTTCGTTTCTTTGAAATTGCCGCGATATCACTGGGTGCGCTGGGCGGCGTACTTGCCTTGCGTCGCGATCACGGCTCGCGCTACGACGTCATTGGATTGCTCGGACTGGGCCTGTTAAGTGGCGTGGGAGGAGGCCTTGTACGTGACATCATGCTCGGCGACGGACCTCCGCTGGCGCTCGTGCATCCTTCCTATCTTGCCTATGCGCTTGCCGGTGCCGCCATCGCAATTTTCTTCGGCCACACCGTGGGGCCACGCATGCTTGCCTTCATGAACATCGTGGATGCGCTTGCGCTGGGACTTTTCACAGTTGCAGGAAGCACACGCGCCATGAATGCGCATCTCGGTTTTCTGCCATGCCTGATGCTTGGTGTCACAACGGCCGTTGGTGGTGGCGCCCTGAAAGATTTATTCAGCGGCAAAACACCCGCTACGTTCCACGAAGGCGAACTCTACGCGCTGGTCGCCACCTTCGCAGCCGCAGCGTTTCTCGGACTCGTTCATATGGGGGTTCCGGTAAACCATGCTGCGTCCATCGGTACCACCATCGGATTTGGTTTACGACTGCTTGCCATTCGTTATGGTTGGCGCACTCGCGCTATTGGAGCACTTTCGTAA
- a CDS encoding carboxypeptidase-like regulatory domain-containing protein: protein MKRFPFSMVLLAGLFAFAGVASAGAQFIPGMNRNANGTGNEKGLGIGTYDTKTVVHERVVSGVVKGTDGAPLKGAVVYLKNDGNKNVKSVTVDETGKFRFVQLSRTVDYQLWAESKDKKTAQKTISQFDTRDQITRELTVE from the coding sequence ATGAAGCGTTTCCCTTTTTCCATGGTTCTTCTTGCCGGATTGTTCGCCTTTGCCGGAGTTGCGAGTGCAGGCGCCCAGTTTATTCCGGGCATGAATAGGAATGCGAATGGGACAGGCAACGAGAAGGGCCTGGGCATTGGCACCTATGACACCAAGACCGTGGTGCATGAGCGCGTGGTCAGCGGTGTTGTGAAAGGCACGGACGGTGCGCCGCTGAAGGGTGCCGTTGTTTACCTGAAGAATGATGGCAATAAAAATGTGAAGTCCGTGACTGTGGACGAAACGGGCAAGTTCCGTTTTGTGCAGCTTTCACGCACGGTGGACTATCAACTCTGGGCTGAATCGAAGGACAAGAAAACCGCTCAGAAGACGATCAGCCAGTTCGACACACGCGATCAGATTACGCGGGAACTGACCGTCGAGTAG
- a CDS encoding Glu/Leu/Phe/Val dehydrogenase, with translation MAVSIDLEQAAAEAALDKEMNPWEAQAARFEFAAKKLDLDAGIWKVLSQPNREIIVHFPVMMDDGRIEVFTGYRVQHSMARGPAKGGIRYAPDVSLDEVRALASWMTWKCAVVNIPFGGAKGGVICDPKKMSQGELERLTRRYTAEMIDVFGPEKDVPAPDVNTNEQTMAWIMDTYSMHMRQTVTSVVTGKPINIGGSRGRTAATGRGVSVACDQALQYLGMKPADCRVVVQGFGNVGSNAALLLREKGYKVIGIAEWDGGLYNADGINIPMLVEHRKKTGSIRNFSGASEANSEELLTAECEILIPAAHENVITSRNAGAVKARILVEGANGPTTPAADSILEQNGVFVVPDILANAGGVTASYFEWVQDRMGYFWTEDEVNDRLDRLMIQSFQDVVRYAESHGVNNRIAAYMLAIDRVAYTTKQRGIYA, from the coding sequence ATGGCAGTATCAATTGATCTGGAACAGGCTGCGGCAGAAGCAGCTCTTGATAAAGAAATGAACCCCTGGGAGGCTCAGGCCGCCCGCTTTGAGTTTGCAGCAAAAAAACTGGATCTGGACGCAGGAATCTGGAAGGTTCTGAGCCAGCCGAATCGCGAAATCATTGTGCATTTCCCGGTGATGATGGACGATGGCCGCATTGAGGTTTTCACCGGTTATCGTGTACAGCACTCCATGGCGCGCGGCCCGGCAAAGGGCGGTATTCGCTATGCGCCGGACGTGTCGCTGGACGAAGTGCGCGCACTGGCAAGCTGGATGACGTGGAAGTGCGCCGTCGTAAACATTCCATTCGGCGGCGCGAAGGGCGGCGTGATCTGCGATCCGAAGAAGATGAGCCAGGGCGAACTGGAACGGCTGACGCGCCGATACACCGCGGAGATGATCGATGTGTTTGGTCCTGAGAAGGACGTCCCCGCGCCGGATGTGAATACCAACGAGCAGACGATGGCGTGGATCATGGACACCTATTCCATGCACATGCGGCAGACAGTGACGAGTGTGGTGACGGGCAAGCCCATCAACATTGGTGGTTCGCGTGGACGTACGGCCGCCACGGGGCGTGGTGTTTCCGTAGCTTGCGACCAGGCGCTGCAATACCTGGGCATGAAGCCTGCGGATTGCCGCGTGGTGGTGCAGGGATTTGGCAACGTGGGATCGAACGCCGCACTCCTGCTGCGCGAAAAAGGCTACAAGGTGATTGGCATTGCAGAATGGGATGGCGGTTTGTACAACGCTGACGGCATTAACATTCCTATGTTGGTGGAACATCGCAAAAAGACCGGATCGATCCGCAATTTCAGTGGCGCGTCCGAGGCGAATAGCGAAGAACTATTGACCGCGGAGTGCGAGATCCTGATTCCTGCGGCGCATGAGAATGTGATCACCAGTCGCAATGCCGGTGCGGTGAAAGCAAGGATTCTTGTAGAAGGTGCGAATGGGCCTACGACGCCTGCCGCGGACAGCATCCTGGAGCAGAATGGCGTGTTCGTTGTGCCAGATATTCTGGCGAACGCGGGCGGTGTGACGGCCAGCTACTTTGAGTGGGTGCAGGATCGCATGGGCTATTTCTGGACAGAGGATGAGGTCAACGACCGCCTCGATCGCCTGATGATTCAGAGCTTCCAGGACGTCGTCCGCTATGCGGAGTCGCACGGCGTGAACAACCGCATTGCGGCCTATATGCTGGCGATTGACCGTGTGGCATATACGACGAAGCAGCGGGGCATCTATGCGTAA